A single genomic interval of uncultured Desulfobacter sp. harbors:
- a CDS encoding putative 2-aminoethylphosphonate ABC transporter permease subunit: MSDTMLLPGRKTLSLRRLFDGETTLKRVLMLLICIWMTVVVILPVGTLLMKSLTNVDGQFVGLANYIEYFSSPNLSRSIGNSIIVAVYTTSISVILGFGFAYALTRTCIPGKGIFRGIAMMPLFAPTLLNGIALIYLFGRKGLITKGFFGLIPGLKIPLYGPVGIIVSEVMYTFPQAMLILSIALSITDARLYEAARSLGAGRLRIFFTVTLPSIKYGLLSAVFVCFILAFTDFGAPKVVGGNFNILATDIYKQVIGQQNFIMGAVVSVVLLIPTVIAFLVDRVIQGRQAAMIASKSVPLVPKPNQASDLLALIFCSGLVFLILSFYATALFASLVKVWPYDLSMGFWHYHFSGTGGGGYPAFFNSIRMSLYSAVLGTIITFSSAYLIEKIRIMKPVRQSAYFLSILPLALPGLVIGLSYIFFFNAPGWTIAGFFIPNPFNSLYATMGILVLSNIVHFYTVSFLSATTALKQLDIEFEQVSDSMAVPFYKTFFRVTVPVCLPAVLEVFIYYFVNSMATVSAVIFLYSADLPLASVAIANMDDAGDIAPACAMSVLVVTTNIVTRLVFSLLTAKIKRRSTAWTGQ, from the coding sequence GTGTCTGATACAATGTTACTGCCCGGCCGCAAAACCCTGTCATTGAGACGCCTTTTTGATGGTGAGACGACATTAAAACGGGTGTTGATGCTCTTGATCTGCATCTGGATGACGGTTGTGGTCATTTTGCCGGTGGGCACACTGCTGATGAAAAGCCTAACCAATGTCGACGGGCAATTTGTCGGACTGGCCAATTATATTGAATACTTCTCATCTCCGAATCTGTCCAGGTCAATCGGCAACTCCATCATCGTCGCCGTGTACACCACGTCGATATCGGTCATCCTGGGGTTTGGATTTGCCTATGCATTAACCCGGACCTGTATTCCGGGCAAGGGCATCTTCAGAGGGATAGCCATGATGCCGCTTTTTGCACCGACGCTGCTCAACGGTATTGCCCTGATCTATCTGTTCGGCCGGAAAGGCTTGATCACCAAAGGATTTTTCGGATTAATCCCGGGGCTGAAAATCCCCCTTTATGGTCCGGTGGGAATTATTGTTTCAGAGGTCATGTATACCTTTCCCCAGGCCATGCTTATTCTCTCCATTGCCTTGTCCATCACCGATGCCAGGCTTTATGAGGCGGCACGCTCCCTGGGCGCCGGCAGGCTGCGCATTTTTTTCACCGTGACGCTGCCCAGTATCAAATACGGACTGCTGAGTGCGGTGTTTGTCTGCTTTATCCTTGCATTTACCGATTTTGGCGCGCCTAAGGTCGTTGGCGGTAATTTTAATATCCTGGCCACAGACATCTACAAACAGGTGATTGGCCAGCAGAATTTTATTATGGGAGCGGTTGTGTCTGTGGTCTTGTTGATACCTACTGTGATCGCTTTTCTGGTTGACCGTGTTATCCAGGGCCGTCAGGCAGCCATGATCGCATCAAAATCTGTTCCCTTGGTCCCCAAACCCAACCAGGCATCCGACCTTTTGGCGCTTATTTTCTGTTCAGGCCTGGTCTTTTTAATCCTTTCTTTTTACGCTACGGCACTTTTTGCATCCCTTGTTAAGGTTTGGCCTTACGATCTTTCCATGGGTTTTTGGCACTATCATTTTTCAGGAACAGGCGGGGGCGGATACCCGGCGTTTTTCAATAGTATCAGAATGAGCCTGTATTCAGCTGTACTTGGTACGATTATTACTTTTTCCTCTGCTTATCTCATCGAAAAAATACGGATCATGAAACCGGTCCGGCAGTCTGCTTATTTTTTGTCTATTTTACCGCTGGCGCTTCCGGGCCTGGTCATCGGACTATCCTATATTTTCTTTTTCAATGCGCCGGGATGGACCATTGCAGGTTTTTTTATTCCCAACCCATTTAATTCTCTATACGCCACAATGGGTATCCTGGTCCTATCCAATATCGTCCATTTTTATACGGTCAGCTTCTTAAGCGCCACCACGGCGTTAAAGCAGCTGGACATCGAATTTGAGCAGGTCTCCGATTCCATGGCAGTCCCGTTTTACAAAACATTTTTCAGGGTGACCGTACCGGTCTGCCTGCCTGCCGTCCTTGAAGTGTTTATCTATTATTTCGTCAATTCCATGGCAACGGTGTCAGCCGTCATCTTCCTTTATTCGGCAGACCTGCCCCTGGCATCAGTGGCCATTGCAAATATGGATGATGCAGGGGATATTGCACCGGCCTGTGCCATGTCTGTACTCGTGGTGACCACCAATATCGTCACCCGGCTGGTCTTTTCCCTGTTAACCGCAAAAATCAAGCGCCGCAGTACGGCCTGGACCGGACAATAG
- a CDS encoding putative 2-aminoethylphosphonate ABC transporter substrate-binding protein, with protein MKKLVKLFALFTAAAGLLCSSVQAEDLLVYTALEDDEIPRYLALFKESHPDINVKIVRDSTGIVTAKLLAEKDNPRADVVWGTAATSLMLCDQAGMVEPYAPKGIEKVVPKMKDFNTVPHWVGIKAWMTGFCVNTYEIEDLNLPVPKNFDDLLKPVYKGHLVMPNPASSGTGFLTVSAILQMKGEKEGWAYLDKLHENIARYTHSGSKPCKLAGAGELPIGISFAYRGFMQKKKGEPVLTVFPAEGSGWDVEANCLIKKAAIKPAAKTFLDWAISEPVMKEYAKVYPVTAYATGAPIPDGFPKDPEAQLIENDFQWAAKNRMRILKEWASRYDGKSDAK; from the coding sequence ATGAAAAAACTGGTTAAACTATTTGCACTTTTTACAGCAGCGGCCGGATTGCTTTGTAGCTCTGTTCAGGCAGAAGATCTTCTGGTCTATACTGCTTTGGAAGACGATGAAATTCCAAGATATCTGGCTCTTTTCAAAGAAAGCCATCCAGATATCAACGTTAAAATTGTAAGGGATTCCACAGGCATTGTCACCGCAAAACTGCTGGCGGAAAAAGACAACCCCAGAGCAGATGTTGTTTGGGGTACCGCAGCCACAAGCCTGATGCTGTGTGATCAGGCCGGCATGGTTGAACCCTACGCGCCCAAAGGGATCGAAAAGGTTGTACCTAAAATGAAAGATTTCAATACGGTTCCGCACTGGGTGGGCATCAAAGCCTGGATGACGGGATTCTGTGTCAACACCTATGAAATCGAAGACCTTAACCTGCCTGTGCCCAAAAACTTTGATGACCTTTTAAAACCGGTCTACAAAGGTCATCTGGTCATGCCCAACCCGGCCTCTTCCGGTACGGGTTTTCTTACCGTATCAGCTATCCTCCAGATGAAAGGCGAAAAAGAAGGTTGGGCATATCTGGATAAACTTCATGAAAACATTGCCCGCTATACCCATTCCGGTTCCAAGCCGTGCAAGCTTGCCGGTGCCGGTGAACTGCCCATTGGGATCTCTTTTGCATACCGCGGTTTCATGCAGAAGAAAAAAGGCGAACCGGTTCTTACCGTGTTTCCCGCTGAAGGATCCGGCTGGGATGTGGAAGCCAACTGCCTGATCAAAAAGGCAGCAATCAAACCGGCTGCCAAAACCTTTCTTGACTGGGCGATCAGCGAACCTGTGATGAAAGAATATGCCAAGGTATACCCGGTAACCGCCTATGCAACCGGCGCACCGATCCCGGATGGATTCCCCAAAGATCCTGAAGCACAGCTCATTGAAAATGATTTCCAGTGGGCTGCCAAAAACAGAATGAGAATTCTTAAGGAATGGGCATCCAGATATGACGGTAAAAGTGACGCAAAATAA
- a CDS encoding ATP-binding cassette domain-containing protein, with translation METNTYLTLDNVSKKYGTVDALKSVSFSARQGEFLSILGPSGCGKTTALRVIAGLEHQDSGHVFINGNNVSGMGVAKRNVGIVFQSYALFPNLNAEKNIAYGLKGQASAKEIKQKVRELMDLVGLAGMGHKYPAQLSGGQQQRVALARAMALSPDLLLLDEPLSALDAKVRIKLRAEIRQLQQKLGVTTIMVTHDQEEALTMADRILVMNQGRLIQEGKPHQIYERPLTPFVASFIGSMNFIKQAKKVRSGVYELAGRSFHVSNENGSAHLEEGAPATLAIRPEDVMIENREKQGKNFFSGRIKKMEYRGSLFRLDLSLSDHGPVAASTITVDLPPEKIRRFSLAQDMPVTVSIPADRLLVYSENKAGQFSV, from the coding sequence ATGGAAACAAATACGTATTTAACACTTGATAATGTTTCAAAAAAATATGGTACTGTTGATGCGCTGAAGTCTGTTTCTTTCTCAGCCCGCCAGGGCGAATTCCTCTCTATTTTAGGACCGAGCGGATGCGGAAAAACAACGGCATTGAGGGTGATTGCGGGGCTTGAACATCAGGATTCAGGTCATGTTTTCATCAATGGGAATAATGTCTCCGGCATGGGGGTTGCCAAACGTAATGTCGGCATTGTCTTCCAGTCCTATGCCCTTTTCCCGAATCTTAATGCGGAAAAAAACATTGCCTACGGACTTAAAGGTCAGGCAAGCGCAAAAGAAATCAAACAAAAGGTCAGGGAACTGATGGATCTTGTGGGGCTTGCAGGGATGGGGCATAAATATCCGGCTCAATTGTCCGGTGGGCAGCAGCAGAGAGTGGCACTCGCACGTGCCATGGCTCTATCTCCGGATCTTTTGCTTCTTGATGAACCGCTTTCCGCGCTTGACGCCAAGGTCAGAATCAAACTTAGGGCTGAAATCCGGCAGCTCCAGCAAAAGCTGGGCGTTACAACCATCATGGTAACCCATGATCAGGAAGAGGCACTGACCATGGCCGACCGGATACTGGTCATGAACCAGGGCCGGCTTATACAGGAAGGAAAGCCCCATCAGATTTACGAACGGCCGTTAACACCCTTTGTGGCATCGTTCATCGGGTCCATGAATTTTATAAAACAAGCCAAAAAAGTAAGATCCGGTGTTTATGAGCTGGCTGGGAGATCTTTTCATGTGTCCAATGAAAACGGTTCGGCCCACCTTGAAGAAGGCGCGCCTGCCACACTGGCTATCCGACCGGAAGATGTCATGATTGAAAACCGGGAAAAGCAGGGAAAAAACTTTTTCTCCGGCCGTATTAAAAAAATGGAGTACCGGGGGTCTCTTTTCAGGCTCGATCTGAGCCTGTCAGATCATGGACCTGTTGCAGCGTCAACCATCACAGTTGATCTTCCGCCTGAAAAAATCCGGCGATTTTCTCTGGCCCAGGACATGCCGGTAACAGTTTCCATCCCGGCCGACCGACTGCTGGTTTACAGTGAAAACAAGGCAGGGCAATTCAGTGTCTGA
- the phnX gene encoding phosphonoacetaldehyde hydrolase, whose amino-acid sequence MDIFVRNKKYTGPVQSLVLDWAGTAVDHGCIGPAIVFVDVFAQKGVDVSIADARRFMGLAKKDHIRSMCELPEVAQAWKSKYDRLPNETDVDALYERTAIQMVDTILDHSSPIDGVVDTIRKLRNMGIKIGSSTGYVKEMMDVLVPAAKEKGYHPDAIVCSSDVPAGRPYPWMCYANATLLETYPMEAMVKVGDTIADIEEGLNAGMWTVGITRTGNELGLTEKEVSAMEPAQLDTKLKEIKHRFQAAGAHYVLEQTADILPVIEDINLKLKSGELPLNG is encoded by the coding sequence ATGGATATTTTCGTCAGAAATAAAAAATACACAGGACCGGTTCAGTCACTGGTTCTGGATTGGGCCGGAACAGCGGTTGATCACGGATGTATTGGACCTGCCATCGTTTTTGTAGACGTGTTTGCCCAAAAAGGGGTGGATGTATCAATTGCAGATGCAAGACGGTTCATGGGCCTTGCTAAAAAGGATCATATCCGGTCCATGTGTGAACTTCCAGAGGTTGCTCAGGCATGGAAGTCAAAATATGACCGGCTTCCAAATGAAACTGATGTGGATGCGCTTTACGAGAGGACCGCCATACAGATGGTTGACACCATCTTAGACCACAGCAGTCCCATTGACGGTGTCGTTGATACGATCCGCAAGCTTCGGAACATGGGTATAAAAATCGGTTCAAGCACTGGTTATGTCAAAGAAATGATGGATGTTCTGGTGCCTGCGGCAAAAGAAAAAGGCTACCATCCGGATGCAATTGTCTGCTCCTCGGATGTGCCTGCCGGCCGGCCGTACCCGTGGATGTGCTATGCCAATGCCACCTTGCTTGAAACCTATCCCATGGAGGCCATGGTCAAAGTCGGGGATACCATTGCCGATATTGAAGAAGGACTTAACGCCGGGATGTGGACAGTCGGCATCACCCGAACGGGAAATGAACTTGGCTTGACTGAAAAAGAGGTCAGCGCCATGGAGCCGGCCCAACTTGACACAAAACTCAAAGAAATCAAACATCGGTTTCAAGCCGCAGGCGCTCATTATGTTCTGGAGCAGACAGCTGATATCCTCCCGGTCATTGAAGATATCAATTTAAAACTTAAATCCGGTGAACTTCCCCTGAACGGTTAA